A window of the Anaerosoma tenue genome harbors these coding sequences:
- a CDS encoding Ppx/GppA phosphatase family protein translates to MMGAERRAAIDIGTVTARLLVADVVDGEVHEVVRRSRITHLGEGWSSTGVLSAEGMTRVADAVAGFVVEARELGAARIVAVATSASRDARNSDEFLERLEAAGIRPQIISGSREGYLTFLGATYGIRDERVMVVDVGGGSTEIVLGTTSVADGRRHASIEAVRSVDVGSRRITEMFLESDPPARDEVERASAWVADELRPFFSALRERPAEMVSVAGTATSLAAIELELDPYDPERVHGYRLSGSSLLDTLDHLARMTLAERRGVTGLEPDRAGVIVAGAIVLQSVLAYAGLSSTLVSEHDILYGMMLDPFDDGGAG, encoded by the coding sequence ATGATGGGTGCGGAGCGACGCGCGGCGATCGACATCGGAACGGTCACGGCACGCCTGCTCGTGGCCGATGTCGTGGACGGCGAGGTGCATGAGGTCGTGCGCCGGTCGCGCATCACACACCTCGGCGAGGGCTGGTCGAGCACCGGCGTGCTGTCCGCGGAGGGGATGACGCGGGTCGCCGACGCCGTTGCCGGGTTCGTGGTCGAGGCGCGGGAGCTGGGCGCCGCACGGATCGTGGCCGTGGCCACCTCGGCATCGCGTGACGCCCGTAACAGCGACGAGTTCCTCGAGCGGCTGGAGGCCGCGGGGATCCGTCCGCAGATCATCAGCGGCAGCCGCGAGGGCTACCTCACCTTCCTTGGCGCCACCTACGGCATCCGTGACGAACGCGTGATGGTCGTGGACGTGGGCGGCGGCTCCACCGAGATCGTGCTGGGGACCACGTCGGTGGCCGATGGACGCCGGCATGCATCCATCGAAGCGGTGCGCTCGGTGGACGTGGGCTCCCGCCGGATCACCGAGATGTTCCTTGAGAGCGATCCGCCCGCGCGTGACGAGGTGGAGCGCGCATCGGCGTGGGTGGCGGACGAGCTCCGTCCGTTCTTCAGCGCGTTGCGGGAGCGGCCCGCCGAGATGGTGTCGGTGGCGGGCACCGCCACGAGTCTTGCGGCGATCGAGCTCGAGCTCGACCCGTACGACCCCGAGCGCGTGCACGGCTATCGCCTCAGCGGCTCGTCCCTGCTCGACACGCTCGACCACCTCGCACGGATGACGCTCGCCGAGCGGCGGGGCGTCACCGGGCTCGAGCCCGACCGCGCGGGGGTGATCGTGGCGGGGGCGATCGTGCTGCAGTCGGTGCTTGCGTACGCCGGGCTCTCTTCGACGCTCGTGAGCGAACACGATATCCTCTACGGCATGATGCTGGACCCGTTCGATGACGGCGGGGCCGGATGA